Proteins encoded within one genomic window of Thalassophryne amazonica chromosome 23, fThaAma1.1, whole genome shotgun sequence:
- the ap1s1 gene encoding AP-1 complex subunit sigma-1A, which yields MMRFMLLFSRQGKLRLQKWYTATAERDKKKMVRELMQIVLARKPKMCSFLEWRDLKIVYKRYASLYFCCAIEEQDNELITLEVIHRFVELLDKYFGSVCELDIIFNFEKAYFILDEFLMGGEIQDTSKKSVLKAIEQADLLQEEDESPRSVLEEMGLA from the exons ATG ATGCGCTTCATGCTGCTGTTCAGCCGTCAGGGGAAGTTGCGGCTGCAGAAGTGGTACACGGCCACAGCCGAGCGCGACAAGAAGAAGATGGTGAGGGAACTTATGCAGATTGTGCTGGCCCGAAAACCAAAGATGTGCAGCTTCCTGGAATGGCGGGATCTCAAGATTGTCTATAAAAG GTACGCCAGCCTGTATTTCTGTTGTGCAATAGAAGAGCAGGACAATGAGCTGATTACTCTGGAGGTCATCCATCGCTTCGTAGAGCTGCTGGACAAATACTTTGGCAGT GTGTGTGAGCTGGACATCATCTTCAACTTTGAGAAAGCCTATTTCATTCTGGATGAGTTCCTTATGGGAGGAGAGATCCAGGACACGTCTAAGAAGAGCGTCCTCAAAGCCATCGAACAAGCTGACCTGCTGCAGGAG GAAGACGAGTCGCCCCGGAGTGTGTTGGAGGAAATGGGCTTGGCATAG